The DNA sequence ACCACTTGATACCGAAGCAATTATCAAATCAATAAGCAAAACAGGTTGTGCTGTTGTAGCCGAAGAACACTTTAAAAACGGCGGCTTAGGCGAAAGTATTGCCGGACTTTGTGCTCAGCTGTTGCCTACACCTATCGAGTTTGTCGCACTTGGCGATACCTTTGGCGAAAGCGGAACTCCCGATGAGCTTTTGAAGAAATACGGCTTAGACGACGTACATATCGTTAAAGCAGCTAAAAAGGCAATCAGCAGAAAATAAACAAATTGTTTTTTGATGAAGGCAATAAATTTAACATCTACAAGAACATTATCCCTTATCATAGTTGTAATTTCGGCTCTCGCGTTTATTCCATTTTTGGGTGGTGTAAATCTTTTTGATTGGGACGAAATTAATTTTGCTGAGTGTGCTCGCGAAATGATTGTTGACGGCAACTATATAGATGTTCAAATTGCCTTCCGACCGTTTTGGGAAAAACCTCCGCTTTTTGTTTGGATGCAGGTTGTAACTATGAAAATATTCGGTATTAACGAATTTGCGGCTCGTTTGCCAAATGCCATAGCCGGAATAGTTACTTTGCTCACTATATTTTTTATGGGGAAAAAGCTGCATTCAAAAGCTTTCGGACTTGTGTGGTCTTTTGTTTATTTCGCTTCGGTTTTGTCGCATTTCTATTTCCGCTCAGGAATAATAGACCCTTGGTTTAACTTCTTTATGTTCGTTTCGATTTATTTCTTTTTCAAACTGCAAATTAGCGATACCAAAAAGAAAAGAAATCTTTCGGCTTTATTGAGTGGAGTTTTTGTCGGTTTGTCCATTCTTACAAAAGGTCCAGTCGGATTGCTAATTGTAGGAGCAGTTGTATTTATATTTTTACTGATGCAAATTATCAAATCGCAAAAGTTTGTTATAGCAAAAGATTCCGAAGCCGAAACCAAACCTTTAAAACTACTGTCGCTAACCGAATGGCTTATTTTTCTTTCGTCAATAATTATTGTGGGTAGTATTTGGTTTATCTTGCAAATTATAGGTGGTAATCTACAAACAGTAATAGATTTTATTGCTTATCAAATTCGGCTGTTTCTAACTCCTGATGCAGGACATGGCGGCAACTTTCTGTATCACGTTGTTGTTCTGCTGATTGGAATGTTCCCTATATCAATATTTTCGCTCAAATATCTTTTCAGAGTTAAAGACAAACAATCTGTTGCTGATATTTTCGCGGTTTTAATGCAAATTTTGTTTTGGTTCGTTCTTATTTTATTCACAATTGTTAAAACCAAAATAGTGCATTACAGTTCCTTATGTTATTTCCCGATGAGTTTTCTGGGAGCATATTGCTTGATTCATATTTTTGAAGGAAAAGTAAAATGGAGCCGACTTACCAATGTTTTGCTGATTATTATTGCTGCCGTATTTTCGTTGGTAGTTGCCATCGTTCCGCTTATAGAAAAATATAAGCAAGAGATAATACCATACATAAAAGACGATTTTGCTGTGTTAAACCTTCAAGCCGAAGTCAATTGGTTACGTTGGGAGTGGGTGATAGCATTAATCTTTTTTATTGTAGTTATTGTCGCTGTAGCGATGAGCAGAAAGAATAAATACAAAAAAGCGTTTATAACCTTGTTTTCCGCTTCGGCGTTATTTATCATAAGTATAATTTATATTTTTCCTTATAGAATTGAGAAATACACTCAGGGAGCAGTAATAGAGTTTTACAAATCTGTCGCAGATGAGGATTGCTACGTGCTAACTTCCGGATTTCACACTTATGCAAGTCATTTCTATACCAAAAGCATACCTTCCGATTATAAACCTGCACTGCAATTACTGACAAAAAAGCCCGATAAACCCGTATATTTAGTTCTTAAAGAACCCCATTACAATCAGAATAAACACTTAGTTGTGGCTATGGAAGTCCATTTGAAAAAGAATGGCTGGGTAGTGCTTAAGCTGGCACCGTAGTAGGTGGTGGCAATTAGCAATGAACAATTAACAATGAACAATGAACAATTGGGGCAAGTTCTGAGTTCCGAGTCTAAAAACTCCTAACTCCTGACTCCTGACTCCTAACTCCTGACTCTTAACTCCTAACTCGTAACTCGTAACACGCACCCCGCAACACTTAATGCCTTCTCCTCATACCTCCACCGCCTCTACGTTGGTAGTTTTGGTCGAAGCCTTTTAGATTGTACGAAACACTTAGCATAAAGTATCTTGCCAAAGTGTTGGTAGTTGCTTGTTCAATATAGTTGAGATTGGCAATTTGGTCTATACTTAAGCTCTTGTTAAATATATCAAAGGCGGCAAGTCTGACTTCAAACTTATTACTTTTACCCAACAACCTTCTGATTGAAGCATGCCACAAAGGTATAGGATTTGCAGCTTGTATTTTCGAGTTGTAATAGTAGTAATAGTCGAAACTACTTTCGAAGTATGTTTTATTTATAAACTGCCACTTAATATCGGCATTTAAGCGTAAGGTATAAAAGTTATTATTAAGCGTTTTGTTTACTTGATAGTTATTAGTCGAGTAATTGAAACGAGTAGTAAATGAGAAATTAAAATTATGGTTAGGGGTAAGATTAAATCTTAATCTGGTTCTTCCCGTATTTGCATCATTCCAATCTTTGACATTATTAATTTCCGAGGGTTGTTTCCGATATGAATAGCCAACCATAAAGTCGGTTGTAAGTTTTGTTTTAATTATCGGAAAGCTCGTCCAAATGTATGAATATACGCTATGTTCGTTGTCCATGTTTGTAGGTTTGGCTACGGTAATAACACCTTTTCCCGGGACAAATGTTGTGTTTAGAGCGTAGTATATAGGATTTTGCGTGAGACTATATCCTGCGTGCATATTAATACTGCTAAACGATGAAGGATTAAATAATCGCAAATTCATGTCAACGCTGTGATATGTTGAAGGCAGCAGATTAATATTACCTAAATATTGATATGCCGGATTGCTCGTATTTTTCACAGGTTGCAAATACGCATAACTTGGAGGTGATATGGTTTTACTGTAGTTTACCCCAAACATATTGTTTTGGCTCATCATGTAATTAACCATAACATTTGGAGCAAAGTTATAATATACCTTGTTTAGCTTGTCGGGGCTCCAATCGAAACCTTTGTCAAGTGCGTTTAGACCGTCCATTCCTATGCGTTCGGCTGCAAAACCTACGGCAATATTCAAGCCGTCGTATGAGTATCTTATCGAACTTCCAACACGGTTGAATAAGGTGGTTTGTTTATAAAGATTGCTCAAACTGTCAATTCTGGCAGAATCTAAAACAACATCATGAACCTGATTGTTGTTCTGAGTTATGTTATTACTAAAGTTGCTAAAAAATTCGAGAAAGAACTTAGAAGACAAGGGTTCGGTGTACAATAAACTCGATTTTATTTCTGTTACCGAATTGTCGGTCTTGGCATACTGTTGTATTAATTCATTAGGGGTTAGCGCATTAAACAGTTCGTTAAGGTTTTTCAAACTAGTGTTATTTTCGGAGTTTTGAGTATTAAATCCGCCACTTAACGAAAACGAGCGTCCCAATTTTTTAAACTTATGATTGTATATGGCTGCAGAAGTGATCGCATATTTGTCAATATCTTTTATTGAAGATAGTTGCAAATGGTTTGAAGGCTCAAGGCTAAGGTCGGTAAACCATTGATTTTGCAAATTATTATCGTTGTCGCCACTGAAATTAACATTGACTTTTGCAATAATTTTATTAGCCGAGTCGAAATCGTGTTCAAATCTAGTGCCAATGCTGTGATTAAACACTTTGTTGTTGTAGTTTAAAGTGTCGTATTTATTAAATCCGCTTAAACTGTCCAATATGGTTTTGCGAAACGAATTTCTTATGTAATCCAAATCGGTTTGGTTGTACAGGTAGCTCGTATTAAACTTGGTTTTTGAGTTATCGTAATTATAGTTTGTTCCGCCGCCGTAGTTATTGGTAAAGCCTTTGCCATCGAATCTGGAAACACCCGAAATTCGGTAGAAGTTATAATCTCCCACACTTGCAATAAACCCAAAGTCGCCGTTGTCGTACTCGGTAAAGGCATTATTCCCCTTAAATTCAGAGTAGTCGCTCCAGTTCAAACCTGTTTGGTTGATATTGTTTCCGTATCCAATAAACGAAAGTTGCGATTTAGTTGTAAAGCGGTTGTAGTTTCCCCTGAGAGCCCAACGATCCTGCGTTCCGCCGGCAACCGACAGTTTCCCGAATGCTCCTGTCTTGTATGCTTCTTTAAGCTCAAGGTTCATTGCTTTTTCTTGTGTGCCGTCGTCAATGCCTGTAAGCTGCGCTTGTTCCGATCTTTCGTTATAAATTTGTACTCTGGAAACAGATTCGGCACCTAAGTTTTTTGTAACACTTTTGGGGTCGTTGCCAAAAAACGTTTTTCCTTCAACGTAAACCTTTTTCACTTCTTGTCCCTGAGTGGTTATTTTACCGTCGCTATCAACTTCAACTCCCGGAAGTCGCGAAAGCAGGTCTTCAACCGTAGAGCCCGGAGGTACAATAAAAGTTGTTGCGTCAAACTCAACAGTGTCGCCTTTGATAAACAAAGGAGCTTTGGCAGCTCTAACGACAACTTCCAACAAATCAGTTTGAATGGGTTTCAGCTCTATGCCTTTTAAAATCAAAGTTTTTTCATTTGTAGGCAGTATGTTTTGTTGGTGTGGAATGTAGCTAACATGCGAAATCTTTAAGATTTGCGTTTCATTTTTAATATTATTCAGTTTAAATTCTCCATTTTCATTGCTTGTAGTAAAACTAACCAAAGTTGAGTCTTTAACCGAAAGCAACATTATTGTAGCAAATGGGACTGAGTTTTTCGACGAGTCGATTAGCGTTCCTTCAATATTGACTCTTGAAGGCATTTGTGAGTAAGCTTTGTTTGTTGTTATTGCTAGCGACAGCAACAAACAAATTGTAATAGCAATTCTGTTCATCTGAGTTTATTATTTTAGCCCTTTTAAAATTATTGTTTTTTTGTAACGTAAAACATTACAAAATTATTTTAAACGTTTAATTTTGCAAAAAAACACCATTAATTATTGTTAAATGGTTTATAAATTGTTGTTAAAATAGAAAATTCCATATAGGTGAAGAAGATATATAGTTTGGTTATTAAGTCGTATGTAGGACCATTATTTTCAACATTTTTTGTTGTAATATTTGTCTTGCTCATGCAATTTGTATGGACTTACGTAGATGTAATGGTGGGCAAGGGCTTAAGTTGGCAGGTAATAGCAAAACTGTTGTTTTACGCATCGTTTACCTTTTTGCCTACGGCTTTGCCTATTTCCATACTGCTTTCGTCAATAATGTCTTTCGGAAATTTGGGTGAAAACAACGAGTTGGTGGCAATTAAGTCGGCGGGCATTAGCATGAGAAAGATTTTTATACCAATAAGTGTTATCGTTCTTTTTGTCAGCGTTGCGACTTATTTTTATNNNNNNNNNNCGTTTCCGTACGCTAATATGAAGTTTCGTTCAACCTTGTACGATGTCAGACAGAAAAAACTTGCGCTGAATATTCCCGAAAACGTTTTTTATTCGGGCTTAGACGGTTACGTTATTAAAATTGGAGAAAAAGGTAGTGACGGCTCTATCATCAAAAAAGTAATGATATACGACCATACCGACCAAAGGGGCAATAACAAACTTATTGTCGCCGATTCGGGAATTATGCAAAAAACCTCCGACGACAACTTTTTGCTGTTAACTTTGTACGATGGCGTCAACTACGAAGAACCTATTGAAGCTAACTTGGTTAAGGATAAAACCTATAGGAAAATATATTTTAAGCAAGAGAAAATAAAATTCGATTTGTCGCAATTTCAATTAGCAACCACCGATGGGAATTTGTTCAAAGATTCATATCATATGCTAAATAGCAAGCAGTTGCGGCAAGCAAGCGATTCGTTGGCTGTAGAAATAAAAGCACTTCACAAAGAAACTCACCGAACCATATCGAGTTACTTACCTTATTACAGTTATTGCGATTTCGGGAATAAGGATATTGTAGGCAAGACAGACAAGGAGTTTGACAGTAATTTTTTGCAGACTGCTAAAAATAATATTTATATCGTAAAAGATGCAGTAAATAATGTGCGAAATACCAAAACTTCATTTCAATACACGCAACAATTTGCCGAAACGCAATCCGTTTTGAAAGCGCGACACGACAACGAATTTAACAGAAAGTTTGCGGTCTCGTTCGGATGTTTTGTGCTGTTTTTGATAGGTGCACCGCTTGGAATTATCATCAGACGCGGAGGTTTCGGCTTGCCTATAGTGGTTTCGGTAGTTCTGTATGTAATTTATCACGTAATTTCATTTACAGGTGAAAAGGTCGTACGTTCTTTAGTCATCGATTCGTGGTTAGGCATGTGGATGGCTAATATTGTGCTTTTACCCGTAGGATTACTGCTGATGTACTATGCTGTTAACGATAGCATATTTTTAAGTTCCGAAACTTACAAACATCTGTATCAGAGATTGAAAATTAAAATCAAATCCCGTAGCAAAACTAAAAAATGATGAAGATATTAATGATATGCAATAAGTCGCCGTATCCCAAAACCGACGGAGGTGCAATTGGCTTATACAACAATATAACGGCATTATCAAAAGCAGGTTACAAAATTAAAGTAATTGCAGCCAACACCAATAAAAATTGGGTTAAAGCCGAAGATGTTCCCGACGATTTTATGGCAATAACAAATCTTGAACTTATTCCTGTCAATTTATCATTAAATGTGTTTTCGGCGTTGTATAACCTGTTATCGGGTCAGTCGTACCATATAAGCCGATTTTATACAAAACAGTTTGAAAACCGAATAATCGAAGTGTTAAAGTCTGAGGAATTTGATATTATTCAGTTAGAGTACCTTCCAATGGCTTTGTACATCGATGTTATCAGAAAACACACCAAAGCACCTATTGTTCTTCGCAACCACAATGTTGAATATAAAATTTGGGAAAAGATTACCAAAAACACAAAAAATCTGTTCAAAAAGTGGTATTTAAAGCAGTTGGTAAAGACTTTAAAACATTTTGAAATCTCGGCTTTAAGAAAAGCCGACGGCATTATTTCAACAACTACAATCGACGCCGACGAGTTTTTGAAACTTGCTCCCGGCAAAAAAGTAATTGCAATACCTACAAGTTTTAACATTGAGCAATTACCGAAAGACTATTCGCTTTGCGGCAATCCTAACATTTTCCATCTCGGAGCTATGAACTGGTATCCCAACGAAGAAGGCGTAAAATGGTTTGTTCAAGATGTGTTTCATTTAATTAAAAATCGAATTCCTGAAATAAATTTGCATTTGGCAGGTCGTAATATGCCCGAATGGCTTACCAATCTTAATGTTGATGGAATAATAGTTGATGGCGAAGTTGACGATGCTTTCGACTATATGAAAAAGTTCGACATAATGGTTGTTCCGCTACTTTCGGGAAGTGGAATTAGAGTAAAGATAATAGAAGGAATGGCTTTGGGTAGAGCTATCGTTACAACAACAATAGGAGCCGAAGGTATTAACGTTGAAAACAACAAAAATATCATAATAGCTGATTCTCCTTCTGATTTTGCCGATGCTGTAGTTTATTTGTACAACGATGCCGAAAAACGCCAACAACTAAGTGTTAATGCACGGTCGTTTGTAGAGGAGGAGCATACAAGCGAGAAATTAATGATTAAACTTACCGATTTTTACAATCGACTTAAAAAATAAGGCTCTAAATGTTTTCAAATTATTCGGGTTTTGAATACGAAGCAGGTTGCGATGAAGCAGGTAGAGGCTGCCTTGCAGGTCCTGTTGTTGCTGCTGCCGTTATCTTCCGAAAAAATTACAAAAACAACGCTATTATCGACAGCAAAAAACTTTCGGAGAAAAAGCGTAACGGCTTGGCTGAAATCATAAAAAAAGATGCGCTGCATTACGCAATTGCCACAGTCGATAATAACACCATAGATGAAATAAATATACTCAATGCTTCAATTCTTGCTATGCACAAAGCATTGGATATGCTACCGCAGAAACCCGAATTTATTATTGTTGATGGCAATAAGTTTAAGCCATACCACGATATTCAGCACAAGTGCATTGTCAAAGGCGACGATTTGTATCTTTCAATTGCGGCAGCTTCTATTTTGGCAAAAACTTATCGTGATAAAATTATGTGCAAACTTCATCAGGAGTTTCCTTTTTACAATTGGGACAAAAATAAAGGCTATCCTACAAAGTTTCACAAAATGCAAATTCATAACCACGGATTAACAAAACATCATAGGACAACCTTTAATTGCCTGTAAAACCAGTGTATATATGGCTTTTGTTTCATTTCTTTACATCCGTAAAAATACTTCAAAAAATCACCCAAATTAATGATTGATTTACTACCTTTGTAAAAAAATAAATGTGTAAAAAAAATAAATGAGCGAAATAATTATCAACATAGAACCGTACAATCCAACCGACATTTTTGGAATCCAAAACAATAACATTAACCTTCTCAGAGAATTATATCCTAAATTAAAAATCATTGCTCGCGACCAGCATATCATCGTGCTTGGTCAGGCAGAAGAAACCGAAGAGTTCAGACAGCTGATGGATAATGTTATGAATCATTTCGATAGGTACGGCAAAGTTGATAACAGTGATATTAAAAAACTTGCAAATGGGGATTACGCAGACAAAGAAGACGATGCCAACAGTGCCGATACCAACGTTTTGGTTTACGGACGTTCGGGAAATGTAATTCGCTCAAGGACTGTGAATCAGCACAGAATGGTTTCGGCAATTAAAGAAAACGACATGCTTTTTGCCATTGGTCCTGCCGGTACCGGAAAAACCTATACGGCTGTGGCATTGGCAGTCAAGGCATTGAAAAATAAGGAAGTCAAGCGTATTATTCTGACAAGACCTGCCGTTGAAGCAGGAGAAAATTTAGGTTTTTTGCCGGGCGATTTAAAAGAAAAACTTGACCCCTATCTACGTCCGTTGTACGATGCGCTGCAAGATATGTTGCCGCCCAACAAACTCATGTCGTACATCGACGAAGGAGTCATTGAAATTGCACCGCTCGCTTTTATGCGTGGAAGAACCTTAGAAAAAGCTTTTGTTATTCTTGACGAAGCTCAAAACTGCACGCTTTCGCAACTTAAACTTTTCCTAACTCGTATGGGTAGGATGTCGAAGTTTATTATAACCGGCGATATTACTCAAATTGACTTACCCAAAAAAAGTCAATCCGGCTTGCTTTATGCACAAAAAACTCTTGGACATATTAAAGGAATTTCTTTTGTGTGGCTTGACAGCAGAGATGTTATCCGACATGCCTTGGTTACCGAAATTATTGATGCATTCGATAAGTACGAAACGCAGCAAGAACAAGTAAGCGACAAAAAAGTTGAAAATAAAAATAACGAACCTAAATAAAGCAACAAATGCAAAATATTATAACTAAAACCGATTTAAACATACCCAATTGTACAAGCAAATACATAGGCAAAGTCCGCGATGTTTACAACATAAACAACGATTTGCTTGTTATGGTTACAACCGATAGAATTTCAGCTTTTGACGTTGTATTACCGAGAGCCATTCCTTACAAAGGTCAGGTTTTGAACCAAATAGCAGCCACGTTTTTAGACAATACTTCCGATATAGTTCCTAATTGGAAAATTGCAACACCCGACCCAATGGTTACAGTTGGAAGATTTTGCGAACCGTTTAAGGTAGAAATGGTTGTCAGAGCTTACCTTACGGGTCATGCTTGGCGCGAGTACAAAGCGGGAAAACGCACTTTGTGCGGTGTTCAGCTTCCCGAAGGAATGAAAGAACACGACAAATTCGACAAACCTATTATAACACCTACCACTAAAGAAGTTGACGGACACGATCAGGATATTTCTGCCGAAGAAATTGTTAGTAATGGTTTGGTATCAAAAAGCGATTATAAGATGTTGGAAGAATACACTTATAAATTATTTGAAAGAGGAACTCAAATGGCTGACCAAAGAGGACTTATCTTGGTTGATACCAAATATGAATTTGGAAAAAGAGACGGACAGATTTTTTTGATAGATGAAATTCATACTCCCGATTCGTCGCGTTATTTTTACAAAGAAGGTTATCAGCAACGTCAGGATAGAGGCGAACAACAAAAGCAACTTTCAAAAGAATTTGTTAGAGAATGGCTGATAGAAAACGGCTTTCAAGGATTGGAAGGTCAAGTTGTACCCAGCATGAGCGACGACTTTGTAAATCAAGTATCTGAAAGATACATTGAACTGTACGAAAAAATTACCGGAAACAAATTTGTAAAAACCGACACCGACAACGTGGCTCAAAGAGTACAAAACAACGTTAGCAATTTTATTTCGTCGTATTATCGTTAATCGAAATAATAATCTTGAAACAATTGGTGCAACTCGTCAAATCTTGACAAAAGTTTATCAATAATCATTCTGTTGTCGGAAATATAAGGCGTATTGACAAAACCTTCGTATTTTTCGTTGATATAATTTTGCACAATTAACGAAGAAAAGTCGTACATAAGTTTTTCAAACAAATCTTCTTCGTCAACTAACGACTGCAAATGAAAAATACGAGCGAAATTTTTCATCTTATATATTTTGGCGGTATCGCCGTTGCAATGCAGAACTTTACTTTTGTTTAAATCGGGGAGGTCGAAATAGTCTATAGAATCGGAAAACACAACCACACTCGGATTTGAATTTGAAAAAATAATAGGTAAGTCTAAAATTTCGCCTACGATAGCAATAATAATAGCGTAGGTGCAGCCAGTGGCATCTTGTTTTATATCTTTGAAAAGAGCCGAATTATTTAAAAAATTCCACTCAGGGTTGCTCTGAGAATTGATAATATCTCTAATTATCACAGGTGCAGCCGTCGGATTGTACGAGTTGTTTAATTCCAACCAAACCACCTTACAAAAATTGCGTATTCCGGTTTTAATTTCTTCAACAGTCGAATCGTAGTCGCTCATTAAATCATGCGACACAAACAAAGGACACACACTTGCA is a window from the Lentimicrobiaceae bacterium genome containing:
- a CDS encoding glycosyltransferase family 39 protein, which encodes MKAINLTSTRTLSLIIVVISALAFIPFLGGVNLFDWDEINFAECAREMIVDGNYIDVQIAFRPFWEKPPLFVWMQVVTMKIFGINEFAARLPNAIAGIVTLLTIFFMGKKLHSKAFGLVWSFVYFASVLSHFYFRSGIIDPWFNFFMFVSIYFFFKLQISDTKKKRNLSALLSGVFVGLSILTKGPVGLLIVGAVVFIFLLMQIIKSQKFVIAKDSEAETKPLKLLSLTEWLIFLSSIIIVGSIWFILQIIGGNLQTVIDFIAYQIRLFLTPDAGHGGNFLYHVVVLLIGMFPISIFSLKYLFRVKDKQSVADIFAVLMQILFWFVLILFTIVKTKIVHYSSLCYFPMSFLGAYCLIHIFEGKVKWSRLTNVLLIIIAAVFSLVVAIVPLIEKYKQEIIPYIKDDFAVLNLQAEVNWLRWEWVIALIFFIVVIVAVAMSRKNKYKKAFITLFSASALFIISIIYIFPYRIEKYTQGAVIEFYKSVADEDCYVLTSGFHTYASHFYTKSIPSDYKPALQLLTKKPDKPVYLVLKEPHYNQNKHLVVAMEVHLKKNGWVVLKLAP
- a CDS encoding LptF/LptG family permease; protein product: FPYANMKFRSTLYDVRQKKLALNIPENVFYSGLDGYVIKIGEKGSDGSIIKKVMIYDHTDQRGNNKLIVADSGIMQKTSDDNFLLLTLYDGVNYEEPIEANLVKDKTYRKIYFKQEKIKFDLSQFQLATTDGNLFKDSYHMLNSKQLRQASDSLAVEIKALHKETHRTISSYLPYYSYCDFGNKDIVGKTDKEFDSNFLQTAKNNIYIVKDAVNNVRNTKTSFQYTQQFAETQSVLKARHDNEFNRKFAVSFGCFVLFLIGAPLGIIIRRGGFGLPIVVSVVLYVIYHVISFTGEKVVRSLVIDSWLGMWMANIVLLPVGLLLMYYAVNDSIFLSSETYKHLYQRLKIKIKSRSKTKK
- a CDS encoding phosphoribosylaminoimidazolesuccinocarboxamide synthase, producing the protein MQNIITKTDLNIPNCTSKYIGKVRDVYNINNDLLVMVTTDRISAFDVVLPRAIPYKGQVLNQIAATFLDNTSDIVPNWKIATPDPMVTVGRFCEPFKVEMVVRAYLTGHAWREYKAGKRTLCGVQLPEGMKEHDKFDKPIITPTTKEVDGHDQDISAEEIVSNGLVSKSDYKMLEEYTYKLFERGTQMADQRGLILVDTKYEFGKRDGQIFLIDEIHTPDSSRYFYKEGYQQRQDRGEQQKQLSKEFVREWLIENGFQGLEGQVVPSMSDDFVNQVSERYIELYEKITGNKFVKTDTDNVAQRVQNNVSNFISSYYR
- a CDS encoding PhoH family protein, yielding MSEIIINIEPYNPTDIFGIQNNNINLLRELYPKLKIIARDQHIIVLGQAEETEEFRQLMDNVMNHFDRYGKVDNSDIKKLANGDYADKEDDANSADTNVLVYGRSGNVIRSRTVNQHRMVSAIKENDMLFAIGPAGTGKTYTAVALAVKALKNKEVKRIILTRPAVEAGENLGFLPGDLKEKLDPYLRPLYDALQDMLPPNKLMSYIDEGVIEIAPLAFMRGRTLEKAFVILDEAQNCTLSQLKLFLTRMGRMSKFIITGDITQIDLPKKSQSGLLYAQKTLGHIKGISFVWLDSRDVIRHALVTEIIDAFDKYETQQEQVSDKKVENKNNEPK
- a CDS encoding glycosyltransferase, translated to MMKILMICNKSPYPKTDGGAIGLYNNITALSKAGYKIKVIAANTNKNWVKAEDVPDDFMAITNLELIPVNLSLNVFSALYNLLSGQSYHISRFYTKQFENRIIEVLKSEEFDIIQLEYLPMALYIDVIRKHTKAPIVLRNHNVEYKIWEKITKNTKNLFKKWYLKQLVKTLKHFEISALRKADGIISTTTIDADEFLKLAPGKKVIAIPTSFNIEQLPKDYSLCGNPNIFHLGAMNWYPNEEGVKWFVQDVFHLIKNRIPEINLHLAGRNMPEWLTNLNVDGIIVDGEVDDAFDYMKKFDIMVVPLLSGSGIRVKIIEGMALGRAIVTTTIGAEGINVENNKNIIIADSPSDFADAVVYLYNDAEKRQQLSVNARSFVEEEHTSEKLMIKLTDFYNRLKK
- a CDS encoding LptF/LptG family permease, which translates into the protein MKKIYSLVIKSYVGPLFSTFFVVIFVLLMQFVWTYVDVMVGKGLSWQVIAKLLFYASFTFLPTALPISILLSSIMSFGNLGENNELVAIKSAGISMRKIFIPISVIVLFVSVATYFY
- a CDS encoding outer membrane beta-barrel protein, which encodes MNRIAITICLLLSLAITTNKAYSQMPSRVNIEGTLIDSSKNSVPFATIMLLSVKDSTLVSFTTSNENGEFKLNNIKNETQILKISHVSYIPHQQNILPTNEKTLILKGIELKPIQTDLLEVVVRAAKAPLFIKGDTVEFDATTFIVPPGSTVEDLLSRLPGVEVDSDGKITTQGQEVKKVYVEGKTFFGNDPKSVTKNLGAESVSRVQIYNERSEQAQLTGIDDGTQEKAMNLELKEAYKTGAFGKLSVAGGTQDRWALRGNYNRFTTKSQLSFIGYGNNINQTGLNWSDYSEFKGNNAFTEYDNGDFGFIASVGDYNFYRISGVSRFDGKGFTNNYGGGTNYNYDNSKTKFNTSYLYNQTDLDYIRNSFRKTILDSLSGFNKYDTLNYNNKVFNHSIGTRFEHDFDSANKIIAKVNVNFSGDNDNNLQNQWFTDLSLEPSNHLQLSSIKDIDKYAITSAAIYNHKFKKLGRSFSLSGGFNTQNSENNTSLKNLNELFNALTPNELIQQYAKTDNSVTEIKSSLLYTEPLSSKFFLEFFSNFSNNITQNNNQVHDVVLDSARIDSLSNLYKQTTLFNRVGSSIRYSYDGLNIAVGFAAERIGMDGLNALDKGFDWSPDKLNKVYYNFAPNVMVNYMMSQNNMFGVNYSKTISPPSYAYLQPVKNTSNPAYQYLGNINLLPSTYHSVDMNLRLFNPSSFSSINMHAGYSLTQNPIYYALNTTFVPGKGVITVAKPTNMDNEHSVYSYIWTSFPIIKTKLTTDFMVGYSYRKQPSEINNVKDWNDANTGRTRLRFNLTPNHNFNFSFTTRFNYSTNNYQVNKTLNNNFYTLRLNADIKWQFINKTYFESSFDYYYYYNSKIQAANPIPLWHASIRRLLGKSNKFEVRLAAFDIFNKSLSIDQIANLNYIEQATTNTLARYFMLSVSYNLKGFDQNYQRRGGGGMRRRH
- a CDS encoding ribonuclease HII, yielding MFSNYSGFEYEAGCDEAGRGCLAGPVVAAAVIFRKNYKNNAIIDSKKLSEKKRNGLAEIIKKDALHYAIATVDNNTIDEINILNASILAMHKALDMLPQKPEFIIVDGNKFKPYHDIQHKCIVKGDDLYLSIAAASILAKTYRDKIMCKLHQEFPFYNWDKNKGYPTKFHKMQIHNHGLTKHHRTTFNCL